TCTAGCGGGGAGCAGCCGCCAGAGGAAACGGGGAAAGTTCGGTGCAAGTCCGGCGCTGTCCCGCAACTGTAATGAGGTTTGTAGTAAGGACTTTAGTCCTTCACCTCTAAAGTCAGAATGCCCGCCGATATCTAACTCACTTTTGAACGCATCTACGAGGTATGGATGATGAATGGAACTAACACGGCTGTACGCACAAAACACTGTCTTTTAGTTTGCACTGCTTGCGCTAGTGTTTGGAAAGACGGCAAGCGCGAAGGTAAAAGCGGCGGCCAACAATTCATGGAAGATTTATTGAAACTCGCTCAAGATTGGGAGTTTTCAGAAAAATTTGATATTCGGGAAGTTGAGTGCATGAGTGCTTGCAGTCACTCTTGTGCCGTGTCTTTTGCTGCTGCTGGAAAGTATACTTATTTGTTTGGTGATTTGCCTGCGAATGAGCCGGAAAGCGTCG
Above is a genomic segment from Microcoleus sp. bin38.metabat.b11b12b14.051 containing:
- a CDS encoding DUF1636 domain-containing protein; amino-acid sequence: MMNGTNTAVRTKHCLLVCTACASVWKDGKREGKSGGQQFMEDLLKLAQDWEFSEKFDIREVECMSACSHSCAVSFAAAGKYTYLFGDLPANEPESVEAVLECASQYYAKPDGLLPWAERPQALKKGVLAKIPPLGN